A window of Aeromicrobium sp. A1-2 contains these coding sequences:
- the dpdA gene encoding tRNA-guanine transglycosylase DpdA produces MKFYFPDSQDLVSPTYDFLRDEYSPLRVRQRDDLYAHEVLGTTPYHGILVSKSIVDGSIAGSGKYTTAQRARLHRLGVRGFFRLPDTTLTLGDNGAFNYVDEEIPPVTPAETLDFYEECGFDAGISVDHIIFGYEKELAEADANPAWAARRQLTLSLAEEFLEICIRRKSRVAPVGAAQGWSPASYADSVARLQSMGYTRIALGGMVPLKTHEILDCLSAIDEIRIPTTELHLLGITRIDSMNEFEEHGVTSFDSTSAFRQSFMDSRKNFHTVSDTFVAIRVPQVDGNPSLKRAILAGKVNQREAVRSERECLAALRAYDGSEVSLELVLSRLSDYDSLCNAKPGYLEQYERTLRAAPWATCPCSLCKDLGIEIAIFRGTERNKRRGFHNLSVLAKKMESLASHERER; encoded by the coding sequence TTGAAGTTCTACTTCCCTGACAGCCAGGATCTCGTCAGCCCGACCTACGACTTTCTGCGCGACGAATACTCCCCGCTGAGAGTGCGTCAGCGGGACGATCTGTACGCACACGAGGTGCTCGGAACGACTCCCTACCACGGGATTCTCGTGAGCAAATCAATTGTCGACGGCTCGATTGCTGGCTCCGGAAAGTACACGACCGCTCAGCGCGCGCGACTCCATCGTCTCGGTGTCCGCGGGTTTTTTCGCCTCCCCGACACCACTCTCACTTTGGGAGACAACGGCGCTTTCAACTACGTCGACGAAGAGATTCCGCCGGTCACTCCCGCCGAGACTCTCGACTTTTACGAGGAGTGCGGCTTCGACGCCGGCATCAGTGTTGACCACATCATTTTTGGCTATGAGAAGGAATTGGCCGAAGCCGATGCGAATCCTGCATGGGCGGCCCGGCGCCAACTGACCCTGTCACTTGCCGAGGAGTTCCTTGAAATTTGCATTCGCCGAAAGTCGCGAGTGGCTCCAGTTGGTGCTGCACAGGGTTGGAGCCCCGCAAGCTACGCGGACAGCGTTGCCCGCCTCCAATCGATGGGCTATACCCGAATCGCCCTCGGCGGAATGGTCCCATTGAAGACCCACGAGATCTTGGACTGCTTATCGGCGATCGATGAGATTCGAATTCCAACAACCGAGTTGCACCTCCTCGGGATCACTCGAATCGATTCGATGAATGAATTCGAAGAGCACGGCGTCACAAGTTTCGATAGCACTTCTGCGTTTCGGCAATCCTTCATGGATAGCCGGAAGAATTTCCATACCGTCAGTGACACCTTCGTGGCGATTCGTGTACCTCAAGTCGATGGCAATCCGAGCCTCAAACGCGCCATCCTTGCGGGCAAGGTCAATCAGCGCGAAGCCGTGCGTTCTGAACGCGAGTGCCTTGCGGCACTACGGGCGTACGACGGTTCCGAAGTATCCCTCGAACTGGTACTGAGCCGTCTCTCGGACTACGACTCACTCTGCAACGCAAAGCCTGGATACCTCGAGCAGTATGAGCGCACGCTACGCGCCGCGCCGTGGGCCACGTGTCCCTGCTCACTCTGCAAAGATCTCGGCATCGAGATCGCGATTTTCCGCGGGACAGAACGCAACAAGCGCCGGGGCTTCCACAACCTGTCGGTCCTGGCGAAGAAGATGGAATCTCTCGCATCGCACGAACGTGAAAGGTAA
- the dbpB gene encoding DGQHR domain-containing protein DpdB — MADRYVLQLPAVRIRQGSQYVYCFGVDGKRVHDFASISRVHREGEKLQGYQRPEVLSHIKAIRSYLESDQPLLPNAIVLAFDSRVRFEPTSDVSSVAYSTFGQLIIPVDESEDEADKPAWLVDGQQRSAAIRDADLGEFPMAAVGFIARNEEEQRSQFILVNNTKPLPKGLIHELLPDTIGHLPAAYAKKQLPAAVMIALNSGHGLDGPGPFAGRVATPTMPDGYIKDNSVIKMIENSLYDGALYQYRDPMTGTGDVEQMVAHLNYYWAQVRSVFPEAWELAPRKSRLTHGVGIQSLGYIMDSLTDGLPVAELAGLDIRRRIMALAPTCAWTTGTWNFGEDDRRRWNGLQNTPSDIRMLTNYLVRLL, encoded by the coding sequence ATGGCCGACCGCTACGTTCTTCAACTCCCGGCAGTTCGGATCCGGCAAGGGTCACAGTATGTGTACTGCTTCGGAGTAGATGGCAAGCGCGTCCATGACTTTGCTTCCATATCTCGAGTACACCGAGAAGGCGAGAAACTCCAGGGATACCAACGCCCAGAAGTGTTGAGCCACATCAAGGCGATTCGCAGCTACCTGGAGTCTGATCAACCTCTGCTCCCGAACGCGATCGTGTTGGCATTCGATTCTCGTGTTCGATTCGAGCCAACCTCGGATGTATCTAGCGTTGCCTATTCAACGTTCGGCCAACTCATCATCCCAGTCGACGAATCTGAGGATGAGGCGGACAAACCTGCCTGGTTGGTCGATGGGCAGCAGCGTAGTGCGGCGATCAGGGACGCCGACCTCGGCGAGTTTCCAATGGCGGCGGTTGGCTTCATCGCTAGGAACGAGGAAGAACAACGTTCCCAATTCATCCTGGTCAACAACACAAAGCCACTCCCCAAAGGGTTGATTCACGAACTTCTTCCCGACACGATCGGCCATCTCCCTGCGGCCTACGCGAAGAAGCAATTGCCAGCGGCCGTGATGATCGCATTGAACTCTGGTCACGGACTTGACGGGCCCGGCCCATTCGCTGGTCGGGTAGCCACGCCGACGATGCCTGATGGCTACATCAAAGACAACAGCGTCATCAAGATGATCGAGAACAGCCTCTACGACGGCGCCCTATACCAATATCGCGACCCCATGACGGGAACTGGGGACGTCGAGCAGATGGTCGCGCATCTGAACTACTACTGGGCGCAAGTCCGTAGTGTGTTCCCAGAGGCCTGGGAACTTGCCCCACGGAAGTCGCGACTGACCCACGGCGTTGGTATCCAATCGCTTGGATACATCATGGACTCGCTGACGGACGGGTTGCCGGTCGCCGAACTTGCCGGTTTGGACATTCGGCGGAGAATCATGGCACTCGCACCGACCTGCGCGTGGACCACTGGCACGTGGAACTTTGGTGAGGACGACCGTCGCCGGTGGAACGGTCTCCAGAACACCCCGAGCGACATCCGAATGCTGACCAACTATTTGGTTCGGCTTCTCTGA
- the dpdD gene encoding protein DpdD: MLSKPEFVERFFSGRNVAWEGLDPSSPAGQRIAMYLSALGDERVEQTVILPYQAGSGQPVDAYVMCPRSETTKTATYLRSFVGSSFGAFDGKVSTLRGDDPSQKAILEFDPLARVFILRFRRDRQAAGWTQLRRLAALLTESQSREGQQQQRGVARLLTDFQVALASGLSSESGLLLEEIGALGGLSGFNLSYLKIDRLSRLGRMDELRRLPEIIDVVSSNAPLAVCADVTHAFRTTDLPENLNADTLPDALAKIEQSELDLQRLFWHGDVNFSPSGRLLAGLLAHHRGDSRSLTAIKWEADEVAYAALFGLNDASERTPSPEVASVESEKCEPASPAQDEVVETSESVVASWTDWIHALRLGGARNVFGSLEWQEWTPPAESDEQIAQLLGGLTDAESEMIWRLVGPLVDSDDYGQPAWRSARALIEMGLLFEFFRPADLSGITALLDIYLRGAPSARDYGGLLSAIAAEAPRWVGAERAVLALDLVDVLARSSSPDTHARTACAWSILAPLNAHAVRLDDDLARFALSLSSELSVALEWPTRADEDASTNEVLGGTGTLLIYSLDEAVLRRTKAQVEVLAPGVTIRTSHDKVGSERLRAWCRSADAVAMATRCAKHAATGFIQTHRRADSALFEADGAGSASLLRAAVSALDQIRS; encoded by the coding sequence ATGCTCAGTAAGCCAGAGTTCGTGGAACGGTTCTTCAGCGGGAGAAATGTCGCTTGGGAGGGCCTCGATCCCAGTTCGCCGGCCGGCCAAAGAATTGCAATGTACCTCAGTGCCCTAGGGGACGAGCGGGTCGAGCAGACGGTGATTCTCCCCTATCAAGCGGGCAGCGGGCAACCAGTGGATGCGTACGTCATGTGTCCTCGTTCTGAGACTACGAAGACGGCGACGTATCTTCGTTCATTCGTCGGTTCGAGTTTCGGGGCGTTCGACGGGAAGGTCTCCACGCTCAGAGGCGACGATCCGTCACAAAAGGCGATCCTCGAGTTCGACCCTCTCGCGCGCGTGTTCATTCTTCGCTTCCGTCGCGACCGACAGGCTGCGGGCTGGACGCAACTTAGACGATTGGCTGCGTTGCTTACCGAATCGCAGTCCAGGGAGGGTCAGCAGCAACAACGCGGTGTCGCCCGTCTCCTCACAGACTTTCAGGTTGCTTTAGCGTCCGGACTCTCGTCGGAATCCGGACTATTGCTCGAGGAGATCGGGGCGCTGGGTGGGTTGTCGGGCTTCAATCTGAGCTACCTGAAGATCGATCGGCTGAGTCGTCTGGGGAGGATGGATGAGTTGCGACGCCTTCCCGAGATCATCGACGTGGTCTCATCGAACGCTCCATTGGCAGTGTGCGCGGACGTCACGCACGCTTTCCGCACAACTGACCTGCCCGAGAATCTGAATGCCGACACCCTCCCCGACGCGCTCGCCAAGATTGAACAATCAGAATTAGACCTCCAGCGCCTGTTCTGGCACGGAGACGTCAACTTCTCGCCGAGCGGCAGACTTCTCGCTGGTCTCCTCGCGCACCATCGTGGAGACTCGCGAAGCCTCACTGCTATCAAGTGGGAAGCAGACGAAGTCGCGTACGCGGCCTTGTTTGGTCTAAACGACGCCTCTGAGAGGACGCCCAGCCCGGAGGTCGCAAGCGTCGAGTCGGAGAAGTGCGAACCGGCGTCGCCTGCCCAGGATGAAGTAGTCGAGACGAGCGAATCCGTTGTCGCCAGCTGGACTGACTGGATTCACGCACTGCGCCTCGGGGGGGCGCGCAACGTGTTCGGGTCTCTTGAGTGGCAGGAGTGGACTCCTCCAGCGGAGTCCGACGAACAGATTGCCCAATTGCTAGGTGGCCTGACCGATGCTGAGTCGGAGATGATTTGGCGCCTCGTCGGACCACTCGTCGACTCAGACGACTATGGACAACCCGCTTGGAGGTCCGCGCGCGCGCTGATCGAGATGGGTTTGCTCTTCGAGTTCTTCAGACCGGCAGATCTCAGCGGGATCACCGCACTGCTCGATATCTACCTACGAGGTGCTCCCAGCGCCCGTGACTACGGTGGATTGCTGAGTGCTATCGCGGCGGAGGCGCCTCGATGGGTCGGTGCGGAGCGAGCAGTGCTAGCCCTTGATCTCGTAGACGTTCTCGCCCGCTCGTCGTCGCCCGACACCCATGCGAGAACAGCGTGCGCCTGGTCGATACTAGCTCCGCTCAACGCACACGCGGTCAGGCTCGATGACGACCTTGCGCGCTTCGCACTATCGCTTTCTTCGGAACTGAGCGTGGCCCTGGAGTGGCCAACCCGGGCTGACGAGGACGCTTCAACCAACGAGGTACTCGGAGGGACGGGCACTCTTCTCATCTATTCTCTGGACGAAGCAGTGCTTCGCCGTACGAAGGCGCAGGTTGAAGTACTTGCGCCGGGAGTCACTATTCGAACGAGCCACGACAAGGTGGGTAGCGAGCGACTTCGAGCCTGGTGCCGAAGCGCCGATGCAGTTGCAATGGCAACGAGATGCGCAAAGCACGCAGCGACGGGATTCATCCAGACACACAGGCGCGCTGATTCTGCTCTATTCGAGGCCGACGGCGCTGGGTCAGCCTCGCTCTTGCGCGCTGCTGTGAGCGCGCTTGACCAAATTAGATCCTGA
- the dpdK gene encoding phospholipase D-like domain-containing protein DpdK: MTRLIRSIRSSRQNTGVVGLVEAVLTSELLEASEEIWLISPWISDVRVLDNSARAFDDFLLDPASRGYRLSEILSMLATRGTRLRVVTRNDEHNDTFVSQLERGCTAFDLRVTRHDDLHEKTMCGEDWVISGSMNFTYNGLLRNDEATTFTWDVPTAASARLEFRQRWGR, from the coding sequence ATGACTAGATTGATACGATCGATTCGGTCCAGCCGCCAAAACACAGGGGTCGTCGGGCTAGTCGAGGCCGTGTTGACATCGGAACTACTTGAGGCGAGTGAGGAGATCTGGCTAATTTCGCCCTGGATCTCAGACGTGCGAGTGCTTGACAACAGCGCGCGAGCCTTCGACGATTTCCTACTTGACCCGGCAAGCAGAGGGTATCGCCTGTCAGAGATACTCTCGATGCTGGCGACTCGAGGGACAAGACTGCGCGTCGTGACTCGGAACGACGAGCACAACGATACCTTCGTCAGTCAGTTGGAGCGGGGCTGCACGGCCTTCGATTTGCGGGTCACGCGTCATGATGATCTTCACGAGAAAACAATGTGCGGCGAAGATTGGGTCATCTCCGGATCGATGAACTTTACATACAACGGACTCCTCCGCAACGACGAGGCCACGACATTTACTTGGGACGTTCCGACGGCGGCGAGTGCGCGCCTCGAGTTCCGTCAACGATGGGGCCGTTGA